A stretch of the Tautonia marina genome encodes the following:
- a CDS encoding SMI1/KNR4 family protein has protein sequence MEGFAAVETRLALELPNDYKRLVCAYGSGSWKGFLWVLNPFSPNPYLNLLEQAQRHLDAERVIRAGWPADAPFALYPERGGLFPWGMTDNGDRLYWLTEGDPGYWPTVVYESRGPRYDFHRLGCCEFLLRWVAGELRVSVFPDDFEYGFAGAFAPIEAA, from the coding sequence ATGGAAGGCTTCGCGGCGGTGGAAACGCGCCTGGCCCTCGAACTACCCAACGACTATAAGCGCCTGGTCTGCGCCTATGGCTCCGGCTCCTGGAAGGGGTTCCTTTGGGTTCTCAACCCGTTCTCGCCGAACCCGTACCTGAACCTCTTGGAGCAAGCGCAGCGGCATCTCGACGCCGAGCGGGTCATCCGCGCCGGCTGGCCCGCCGATGCCCCGTTCGCCCTGTACCCCGAGCGTGGCGGGCTGTTCCCCTGGGGCATGACGGACAACGGAGACCGGCTCTACTGGCTGACGGAGGGCGACCCCGGATACTGGCCGACCGTCGTTTACGAGTCGCGCGGCCCGCGGTATGATTTTCACCGGTTGGGGTGTTGCGAGTTCCTGCTGCGCTGGGTGGCCGGCGAGCTACGGGTTTCCGTCTTCCCGGACGATTTCGAGTACGGGTTCGCGGGTGCATTCGCGCCAATCGAGGCCGCCTAA
- a CDS encoding cell wall assembly protein: MVHIRPEDRSFLGDVSSFNGRYNAVRVGQGIQELHHGFWRDAEIAKAEAIKADWEVPNGLVPFYGDWHDLICLHADTGRVVAIDDRRRFVAEWPSAQAFADSLCWVAEEQSAGDSGIVEDESWLDF, from the coding sequence ATGGTGCACATCCGGCCTGAAGACCGGTCGTTCCTCGGCGATGTCTCTTCCTTCAACGGTCGCTACAATGCCGTGCGCGTCGGCCAAGGCATCCAGGAGTTGCACCACGGCTTCTGGAGGGACGCGGAAATCGCGAAAGCCGAGGCGATCAAGGCAGATTGGGAAGTGCCGAACGGCCTGGTCCCCTTCTACGGCGATTGGCATGACCTCATCTGTCTGCACGCCGATACCGGCCGCGTGGTAGCGATCGACGATCGTCGCCGATTCGTCGCTGAGTGGCCTTCTGCCCAAGCGTTCGCCGACTCACTCTGCTGGGTCGCGGAGGAGCAGTCGGCAGGGGATTCGGGGATCGTCGAGGATGAGTCGTGGCTCGACTTCTAG
- a CDS encoding Imm50 family immunity protein: MDATDRVLGCDRLTSVFGYWPTFHDAEVVWLRLDRRPSGEGYGPTVEAMIHAFEMTSEVGSDGCYVLRNHVLVHFCFRDVVELRLDGFNHQNALSGLVIADLRERQWEHIHFQVSLDPAFGVGASFQCHEVEVVSVTPCDREGAAVADA; encoded by the coding sequence ATGGATGCTACCGATCGCGTTCTCGGTTGCGACCGGCTCACGTCCGTCTTCGGGTACTGGCCGACGTTCCACGACGCCGAGGTCGTCTGGCTCCGCCTGGACCGACGGCCGTCCGGCGAGGGTTACGGCCCGACCGTCGAGGCGATGATCCACGCGTTCGAGATGACCAGCGAGGTCGGGTCCGACGGGTGCTACGTCCTGCGGAACCACGTCCTGGTCCACTTCTGCTTCCGAGACGTGGTCGAGCTGCGACTCGATGGCTTCAACCACCAGAACGCCCTTAGCGGCCTGGTTATCGCCGATCTCCGCGAGCGCCAGTGGGAGCACATCCACTTCCAGGTGTCGCTTGACCCGGCCTTCGGCGTCGGCGCATCATTCCAGTGCCACGAGGTCGAGGTCGTGAGCGTGACTCCGTGCGACAGGGAGGGCGCAGCGGTCGCCGACGCCTAA
- a CDS encoding DUF7660 family protein, whose product MAQDEFPDPESVASRLALAQFVDRLHANLQAAPSDWENPTLEQFLEALAAYLRDVPGYLKNARSPLDPERPSWELFALVLAGARVYE is encoded by the coding sequence GTGGCTCAGGACGAATTCCCCGATCCTGAATCCGTCGCATCGCGGCTCGCTCTGGCGCAGTTCGTCGATCGCCTCCACGCTAATCTCCAGGCCGCGCCCTCCGATTGGGAGAACCCTACGCTGGAGCAGTTCCTCGAGGCGCTCGCAGCCTACCTGCGGGATGTGCCGGGCTATCTGAAGAATGCTCGCTCTCCCCTCGATCCCGAGAGGCCGAGTTGGGAGCTGTTCGCCTTGGTCCTGGCCGGGGCTCGCGTCTACGAGTAG
- a CDS encoding DUF1801 domain-containing protein, whose amino-acid sequence MVRKSSKAAEPVAEEPKLLSGGNPQIPKGDGDAPVQAYIAAMPGWKKEVGRHLDSLIVQTVPDVRKAVRWNTPFYGLEGRGWFLGFHCLTNYVKVAFFRGTSLDPAPPIASKQEAVRYLHIHEGDHLDGELLASWIRQASERPGEPCF is encoded by the coding sequence GTGGTCCGTAAGTCGTCCAAGGCCGCCGAGCCGGTCGCCGAGGAGCCGAAGCTCCTCTCGGGTGGCAACCCCCAGATTCCGAAGGGCGACGGCGACGCGCCCGTGCAGGCCTACATCGCCGCCATGCCCGGCTGGAAGAAGGAGGTCGGGCGCCACCTGGACTCGCTCATCGTGCAAACCGTGCCCGATGTCCGCAAGGCCGTGCGATGGAACACGCCCTTCTACGGGCTCGAAGGACGGGGCTGGTTCCTCGGCTTCCACTGCCTCACGAACTATGTGAAGGTTGCCTTCTTCCGCGGCACGTCGCTCGATCCGGCGCCTCCTATCGCTTCCAAGCAGGAGGCCGTGAGGTACCTCCACATCCACGAGGGCGATCATCTCGACGGGGAACTACTCGCGAGTTGGATACGGCAAGCATCGGAGCGGCCCGGAGAGCCCTGTTTCTAG
- a CDS encoding class I SAM-dependent methyltransferase yields the protein MSIMKDVNSYSKELTSEEISKKAHRDFVGGLWDELGKLQLEFLIKSGLKPNHKLLDIGCGCLRGGLHYLKYLDVGNYYGLDLNESLIEAGKIEVDEAGLSHKKPNLIVDDAFKVGAFGETFDFMVSVSLFTHLPFNMIVRCLTRARENLLPHGVYYSTYFQAPTSSYLEPLRQEPGEIVTHYDSDPFHCSVDELAYLAKLAGLELSVVGDWGHPRNQKMAAFRLPK from the coding sequence ATGAGCATCATGAAGGACGTGAATTCCTACTCGAAGGAGCTTACGAGTGAAGAAATCAGCAAAAAGGCGCACAGGGATTTTGTCGGAGGGTTGTGGGATGAGTTAGGGAAACTGCAACTTGAGTTTTTGATCAAGTCGGGGCTCAAGCCGAACCATAAGCTTCTTGATATTGGTTGCGGCTGCTTGAGAGGCGGTCTTCACTATCTGAAATATCTTGACGTTGGGAACTATTATGGATTGGATCTCAATGAGTCATTGATTGAAGCCGGGAAAATCGAAGTGGACGAGGCGGGGCTTTCGCACAAGAAGCCGAACCTGATTGTTGACGATGCTTTTAAGGTTGGGGCGTTTGGCGAAACGTTTGATTTTATGGTGTCTGTGTCGCTATTTACCCATCTTCCATTCAATATGATTGTTCGGTGTTTGACGCGAGCGAGAGAAAACCTGTTGCCGCATGGCGTGTATTATTCGACCTACTTTCAGGCTCCAACGTCTTCGTACCTGGAACCGCTCAGGCAGGAACCTGGTGAGATTGTCACACACTACGACTCCGATCCCTTTCACTGTTCCGTGGATGAGTTGGCTTATCTGGCGAAGCTTGCGGGGCTTGAACTCAGTGTCGTTGGCGACTGGGGGCATCCGAGAAATCAAAAAATGGCGGCGTTTCGGTTGCCAAAATGA
- a CDS encoding DUF2200 domain-containing protein, which translates to MPGHRIFAMPFAGVYPRYVEKAMRKGRTKEEVDQIICWLTGYDEAGLLHQIEQKTDFETFFAQAPAMNPNRALIKGVVCGVRVEEVEDPLMQAIRQLDKLVDELAKGKAMEKILRA; encoded by the coding sequence ATGCCCGGACATCGAATCTTTGCGATGCCGTTTGCGGGGGTGTATCCCCGGTATGTCGAGAAGGCCATGCGCAAGGGACGCACGAAGGAGGAGGTGGACCAGATCATCTGCTGGCTGACCGGCTATGACGAGGCGGGGCTGCTCCATCAGATCGAACAGAAGACGGATTTCGAAACGTTCTTTGCTCAGGCGCCGGCAATGAATCCCAATCGTGCGCTCATCAAAGGGGTCGTCTGTGGCGTCCGCGTTGAAGAGGTGGAGGATCCGTTGATGCAGGCGATTCGCCAACTGGATAAGCTCGTGGATGAGCTGGCCAAGGGAAAGGCGATGGAGAAGATCCTTCGCGCGTGA
- a CDS encoding metallophosphoesterase family protein produces the protein MPIHVQALSRRGFLAGSAAAVAGLAVGRGAIGAEWDANRFALLSDTHIPSRPEIEARGVNMTRNLQRVVGELLALEQKPAGVILNGDCAYLKGLPEDYANLASCVEPMAGGGLDLHVTMGNHDDRGPLYDALVMQKPDRVVVASKHVSVIESEHANLFLLDTLFEVDVVTGELGQEQLAWLAEELDRRSEKPAILFAHHNPQFTPPEEGTRWSGIQDTAAFFELIAARPQVKAYVYGHTHRWSIGRRDGLYLINLPPVAYLFEDGLPNGWVDAHLRAGGMTLELRAIDPNHPQHGQGVALEWA, from the coding sequence ATGCCGATTCATGTGCAAGCGTTGTCCCGAAGAGGGTTTCTGGCGGGCAGCGCGGCGGCGGTGGCCGGATTGGCGGTGGGGAGAGGGGCGATCGGGGCGGAGTGGGACGCGAATCGGTTTGCGTTGCTGTCGGATACGCACATCCCGAGTCGGCCGGAGATCGAGGCCCGAGGGGTGAACATGACCCGCAACTTGCAGCGGGTGGTGGGCGAGCTGCTGGCTCTGGAGCAGAAGCCGGCGGGGGTGATTCTGAACGGCGATTGCGCGTATTTGAAAGGGCTGCCCGAGGATTACGCGAACCTGGCCTCGTGTGTCGAGCCGATGGCCGGAGGCGGGCTGGACCTGCACGTGACGATGGGGAACCACGATGATCGCGGGCCGCTCTACGACGCTTTGGTGATGCAGAAGCCGGATCGGGTGGTGGTCGCGTCGAAGCATGTGAGCGTGATCGAGTCGGAACACGCCAATCTGTTCTTGCTCGATACGTTGTTTGAGGTGGACGTGGTGACGGGGGAGCTGGGGCAGGAGCAGCTGGCGTGGTTGGCCGAGGAACTGGATCGGCGGAGCGAGAAACCGGCGATCCTCTTTGCGCACCATAACCCGCAGTTTACGCCGCCGGAGGAAGGAACACGGTGGTCGGGCATTCAGGATACGGCGGCCTTTTTTGAGCTGATCGCGGCGAGGCCGCAGGTCAAGGCGTATGTGTACGGGCATACGCATCGGTGGTCGATCGGGCGGAGGGACGGGCTGTACCTCATCAACCTGCCGCCGGTGGCGTATCTGTTCGAGGACGGGTTGCCGAACGGTTGGGTTGATGCGCACCTGAGGGCCGGAGGGATGACGCTGGAGTTGCGGGCGATCGACCCGAACCACCCGCAGCACGGGCAAGGCGTGGCCCTGGAGTGGGCGTGA
- the eno gene encoding phosphopyruvate hydratase, translated as MSTHTHNAIPGIRGQNAPSGTEPATIVAIKGREILDSRGNPTVEVDVILADGTLGRAAVPSGASTGEFEAVELRDGDKGRYVGKGVRKAVENVNTQLSKVVVGRDAADQVGLDRAMIAADGTENKGTFGANAILGVSLAAAKAAAASKGLPLYRYIGGANARVLPVPMANVINGGKHADNKIDFQEFMIMPVGAKSYAEGLRMVAEVFHSLKSVLKKAGHNTAVGDEGGFAPDISNEEAIPFILDAVSKAGYTPGRDKDIAIALDPACSELFEEGGRKGYKFWKSAPDKLFSAEQMIELFTGWCDKYPIVSIEDALDQNDWDGYAKLTAALGNRIQIVGDDFFVTNTKRLSEGIAKHCCNSILIKVNQIGTLTETLEAVDMATRAGYTAVMSHRSGETEDATIADIAVATNCGQIKTGSASRSDRIAKYNQLLRIEEQLGESAVFDPTPLTRRGA; from the coding sequence ATGAGTACCCATACCCACAACGCGATTCCCGGCATCCGGGGGCAGAACGCCCCGAGCGGCACCGAGCCGGCGACGATCGTGGCCATCAAGGGGCGAGAGATTCTCGACTCGCGCGGCAACCCGACCGTTGAGGTGGACGTGATCCTGGCCGACGGCACGCTGGGCCGGGCGGCAGTCCCCTCGGGGGCGAGCACGGGCGAGTTCGAGGCGGTCGAGCTGCGAGACGGCGACAAAGGGCGCTACGTGGGCAAAGGGGTCCGCAAGGCGGTCGAGAACGTCAACACGCAGCTTTCGAAGGTGGTCGTCGGGCGAGACGCGGCTGATCAGGTCGGGCTCGACCGGGCGATGATCGCGGCCGACGGGACCGAGAATAAGGGGACCTTCGGCGCGAACGCGATTCTGGGCGTTTCGCTGGCCGCGGCGAAGGCGGCGGCGGCGAGCAAGGGGTTGCCGCTCTATCGCTACATCGGCGGCGCGAATGCTCGGGTCTTGCCGGTGCCGATGGCCAACGTGATCAACGGCGGCAAGCATGCCGACAACAAGATCGACTTTCAGGAATTCATGATCATGCCCGTCGGCGCGAAGAGCTACGCCGAAGGGCTCCGGATGGTCGCCGAGGTCTTCCACAGCCTGAAGTCGGTCTTGAAGAAGGCCGGGCACAACACGGCTGTGGGGGATGAGGGCGGATTTGCCCCCGACATCAGCAACGAGGAGGCGATTCCGTTCATCCTCGACGCCGTGAGCAAGGCCGGTTACACCCCCGGCCGCGACAAGGACATCGCCATTGCGCTCGACCCGGCCTGCTCGGAGTTGTTCGAGGAAGGGGGGCGCAAGGGGTACAAGTTCTGGAAGTCGGCGCCGGACAAGCTGTTCTCGGCCGAGCAGATGATCGAGCTGTTCACCGGCTGGTGCGACAAGTACCCGATCGTCTCGATCGAGGACGCGCTCGACCAGAACGACTGGGACGGCTACGCGAAGCTGACGGCGGCGCTCGGCAACCGGATTCAGATTGTCGGCGACGACTTCTTCGTGACCAACACGAAGCGGCTGAGCGAGGGGATCGCCAAGCACTGCTGCAATAGCATCCTGATCAAGGTGAACCAGATCGGCACCCTGACCGAGACGCTCGAAGCGGTGGACATGGCCACCCGCGCCGGTTACACGGCGGTGATGTCGCACCGGTCGGGCGAAACCGAAGACGCGACGATCGCCGACATTGCCGTGGCGACGAACTGCGGTCAGATCAAGACCGGCTCGGCCAGCCGATCGGACCGGATCGCCAAGTACAATCAGTTGCTCCGGATCGAGGAACAACTGGGCGAGTCGGCCGTCTTCGACCCGACCCCCTTGACCCGCCGAGGGGCCTGA
- a CDS encoding Uma2 family endonuclease — translation MATLVLDSYVEDQILEQRRASGGDRFDEVWDGVYVMSPLANNEHQLIATRLSTILQVILNFGERGLVFAGVNVSDRDDGWKQNYRCPDVAVFLNGTSAINRESHWLGGPDFAVEVASQGDRSREKLGFYATVNTREVLIVDRDPWALELYRLVEGTLTRVGTSRPGDAEALPSEVVPLAFRLIAAEPRPMIEVARRDERGESWRI, via the coding sequence ATGGCGACGCTCGTGCTCGATTCGTACGTCGAAGATCAGATCCTGGAGCAGCGGCGGGCTTCGGGGGGGGATCGGTTCGATGAGGTCTGGGACGGGGTCTATGTAATGTCGCCGCTCGCGAACAACGAACACCAACTGATCGCCACGCGGCTTTCGACGATTCTTCAGGTGATTTTGAATTTTGGAGAGCGAGGGCTGGTGTTCGCCGGGGTGAATGTCAGTGATCGTGATGACGGTTGGAAGCAGAATTACCGCTGCCCCGATGTGGCCGTCTTCCTGAACGGCACGTCGGCGATCAACCGGGAGTCGCACTGGCTGGGGGGGCCGGATTTCGCGGTGGAGGTGGCGAGCCAGGGGGATCGGTCGCGGGAGAAGCTGGGGTTTTATGCGACGGTGAACACGCGGGAAGTGTTGATTGTGGACCGCGATCCGTGGGCGCTGGAGCTGTATCGGCTGGTCGAGGGCACGCTGACGCGGGTGGGGACGAGTCGGCCGGGGGATGCCGAAGCGTTGCCTAGTGAGGTGGTGCCGTTGGCGTTCCGCCTGATCGCCGCCGAGCCGAGGCCGATGATCGAGGTCGCTCGCCGAGACGAGAGGGGAGAATCGTGGCGGATCTGA
- a CDS encoding Uma2 family endonuclease — translation MATLVLDSYVEDQILEQRRASGGDRFDEVWDGVYVMAPMPNDEHQEIVMGLSFVLQTVVGLAGLGRVRPGVNVSDRDDGWKQNYRCPDVVVFLNGTSAINRETHWLGGPDFAVEVASQGDRSREKLGFYATVNTREVLIVDRDPWALELYRLVEGTLTRVGTSRPGDAEALPSEVVPLAFRLIAAEPRPMIEVARRDEAAESWRI, via the coding sequence ATGGCAACGCTCGTGCTCGATTCGTACGTCGAAGATCAGATCCTGGAGCAGCGGCGGGCTTCGGGGGGGGATCGGTTCGATGAGGTCTGGGATGGGGTGTATGTGATGGCGCCGATGCCGAACGACGAGCATCAAGAAATTGTGATGGGTCTGTCGTTTGTCTTGCAAACGGTGGTTGGCCTGGCGGGGCTCGGGCGGGTTCGGCCAGGGGTGAACGTGAGCGATCGAGATGACGGTTGGAAGCAGAACTACCGATGCCCTGACGTCGTGGTGTTTTTGAATGGGACGTCGGCGATCAACCGGGAGACGCACTGGCTGGGGGGGCCGGATTTCGCGGTGGAGGTGGCGAGCCAGGGGGATCGGTCGCGGGAGAAGCTGGGGTTTTATGCGACGGTGAACACGCGGGAAGTGTTGATTGTGGACCGCGATCCGTGGGCGCTGGAGCTGTATCGGCTGGTCGAGGGCACGCTGACGCGGGTGGGGACGAGTCGGCCGGGGGATGCCGAAGCGTTGCCCAGTGAGGTGGTACCGCTGGCGTTTCGCCTGATCGCCGCCGAGCCGAGGCCGATGATCGAGGTCGCTCGCCGAGACGAGGCAGCGGAGTCGTGGCGGATCTGA
- a CDS encoding glycosyltransferase family 2 protein, producing the protein MAKRADLRVSGADTTLGVTRAGYAAPAMAYGDVMRAVVYGDAMVDGTSSQAAQRVGAEQEVQEVSGAFWYARPTLPNRVGVVIPTRNRPHWLPHMLGSLMMQTHRPERVLVVDDGDDDSAEEVVGRYPGVEYLRARVGSGLSGNPARNVGMRELADLPYLCFLDDDDMIPPDYLEVLLATIATDCRAAAAYPRLWFCGSRQGTLSVPYHPDLLGRSNLSGVPALIRTDALSQVGGWPVFAPDPNGTVPHDDWALWRRFRDHGWRMIPAPVDYYYYRHDDGVCRSKARANHQSEWRRTIDPTDLVTLAIPWSGREHLIDAVLDAVARQSYPASQLHLLFYDNSGSEAVGKRLRRWLLEQDGYAGHSYHRDPRPAVAGLSASELADAPLDEGEQGRRRHGRAVNHRVGAIWNRIGQLAQTDLIWCLEDDVIPPADALDRLLDRMGPTVDGVTANYRSRVVPGCSVAWRYTNLETGELVHLEGGAGLEPIGGTGLGCALVRRGVFREGPARSGGEAVGYDCNLWLDVARRGGTVLIDWELRCEHRIGRWEGREGVAALEGSREMV; encoded by the coding sequence ATGGCGAAGCGAGCTGATCTCCGAGTGTCTGGTGCGGACACGACACTCGGCGTGACCCGTGCCGGCTACGCGGCCCCGGCGATGGCGTATGGGGACGTGATGCGCGCCGTTGTGTATGGCGACGCGATGGTCGATGGAACGTCGTCGCAGGCGGCCCAGCGCGTCGGTGCAGAGCAGGAGGTGCAGGAGGTTTCGGGGGCCTTTTGGTATGCGAGGCCCACCTTGCCGAACCGGGTGGGGGTGGTGATTCCGACCCGGAATCGGCCGCACTGGCTGCCGCACATGCTCGGCTCGCTGATGATGCAGACGCATCGGCCGGAACGTGTCCTGGTGGTGGACGACGGCGATGACGATTCGGCCGAGGAGGTGGTTGGGCGCTATCCGGGGGTGGAATACCTGCGGGCGAGGGTCGGATCGGGCCTGAGCGGCAACCCGGCGCGGAATGTCGGGATGCGAGAACTGGCCGACCTGCCGTATCTCTGCTTCCTTGATGATGATGACATGATCCCGCCGGATTACCTGGAGGTCTTGCTGGCGACGATCGCCACCGACTGCCGGGCGGCGGCGGCCTATCCTCGTTTGTGGTTCTGTGGCTCGCGTCAGGGGACGTTGAGCGTTCCGTACCATCCGGACCTGCTCGGTCGATCGAACCTGTCGGGGGTGCCGGCCCTGATCCGGACCGATGCGCTGAGTCAGGTCGGTGGCTGGCCGGTCTTCGCTCCCGATCCGAACGGCACGGTTCCTCACGACGACTGGGCGCTCTGGCGGCGGTTCCGCGACCACGGCTGGCGGATGATCCCCGCGCCGGTGGATTATTACTACTATCGCCACGACGACGGCGTTTGCCGATCGAAGGCCCGCGCCAACCACCAAAGCGAGTGGCGGCGGACGATCGACCCGACCGACCTGGTCACGCTGGCGATTCCCTGGTCGGGCCGGGAGCATTTGATCGACGCCGTGCTTGACGCGGTGGCGCGGCAGTCGTATCCGGCGTCGCAGTTGCATTTGCTCTTTTATGATAATTCGGGATCGGAAGCGGTGGGGAAGCGGCTGCGTCGGTGGTTGCTGGAGCAGGACGGCTATGCCGGGCACTCGTACCACCGCGACCCGAGGCCGGCGGTGGCGGGGCTGTCGGCCTCGGAGCTGGCCGATGCGCCGCTGGACGAAGGGGAGCAGGGGCGTCGGCGGCATGGCCGGGCCGTGAACCACCGAGTGGGAGCGATCTGGAACCGGATCGGGCAACTGGCCCAGACCGACCTCATCTGGTGTCTGGAAGATGATGTGATTCCCCCGGCCGATGCGCTCGATCGGTTGCTCGATCGGATGGGGCCGACGGTCGATGGAGTGACGGCGAACTATCGCTCTCGGGTGGTTCCGGGGTGCAGCGTGGCCTGGCGATACACGAACCTGGAGACGGGGGAGCTGGTCCACCTGGAAGGGGGGGCGGGCCTGGAGCCGATCGGGGGAACGGGCCTCGGGTGTGCGTTGGTGCGTCGCGGGGTGTTTCGGGAGGGGCCCGCACGGTCGGGCGGCGAGGCGGTCGGGTACGATTGCAATCTGTGGCTGGATGTGGCGCGACGGGGCGGAACGGTGTTGATTGATTGGGAATTGCGGTGTGAGCATCGGATCGGTCGTTGGGAAGGTCGGGAAGGTGTCGCAGCCCTCGAAGGTTCGAGGGAAATGGTCTGA
- a CDS encoding protein kinase domain-containing protein — protein MSSNTPNPHLEPTARDSAVGGRRKAPPPPPRPANSVQPTEPGTEVGETMPMSAIDVRNAARADETIRLQPDSAPDPTVPVAIDRVIAGRYCLERELGRGGFGVVMLAYDRELQRQVAIKIARRTSDLSIDSLMEEGRKVAQLDHPNIVPVYDCGYLDQKTVFIVSKYVDGGSLSSQLALRRLPVDEVVAIGGQVAEALAHAHEKGFIHRDLKPSNILLDLRNNAYVADFGLALRTTDRSDQDCVEGSLQYMSPEQVSGKSRLVDRRTDVFSFGVILYEMLTGRRPFPGRSSAEYREQLIHDEPPPPRRLVPDLSPCLEQICMKAMAKHPADRFASAWELAEALRPCRLVPSRRERRARLNRWVIPAVVVLGAVVLGLGLGAWVWSWRGAGGGPALPERVPAVALPLDREVAEWVLSRGGAVDFNTHPATITRLDQLPDPSATAALRTVELIGIKPISGSEMAALCALPSLTYLHLGEADLSDEDLMLISQCSNLQMLWVCWSDLTDRGIMQLGRLKELRYLDLRRTQLTNAGVPALAKLPNLEHVILSGTQITDGGLSPLQGLPKLRRLILNQTMLTDASIDDLLNFQGLTRIELKDTGLTAEGVDRLKAGLPGCEIVR, from the coding sequence ATGTCGAGCAACACCCCGAACCCGCACCTTGAGCCAACAGCACGTGATTCGGCGGTCGGTGGTCGCCGCAAGGCTCCGCCTCCTCCTCCGCGTCCTGCCAACTCGGTGCAGCCGACGGAGCCGGGGACCGAGGTCGGCGAGACCATGCCGATGTCGGCGATTGATGTGAGGAATGCCGCCCGAGCCGACGAGACGATCCGGCTGCAGCCCGACTCGGCCCCCGATCCAACGGTCCCGGTGGCGATCGACCGGGTGATCGCGGGTCGGTACTGCCTGGAGCGCGAGCTGGGCAGGGGGGGCTTCGGGGTCGTGATGCTGGCGTACGATCGGGAATTGCAGCGGCAGGTGGCGATCAAGATCGCGCGGCGGACCTCGGACCTGAGCATCGACTCGTTGATGGAAGAAGGCCGCAAGGTTGCGCAGCTCGATCACCCGAATATCGTTCCAGTGTATGACTGCGGATACTTGGATCAAAAGACGGTTTTTATCGTCTCGAAGTACGTGGACGGGGGGAGCCTTTCGAGCCAGCTTGCCCTGCGACGGCTGCCGGTCGACGAGGTGGTGGCCATCGGCGGGCAGGTGGCCGAGGCGCTGGCCCATGCGCACGAGAAGGGGTTCATCCACCGCGATCTAAAGCCATCGAACATCCTGCTCGATTTGCGGAACAACGCCTACGTCGCCGATTTCGGCCTGGCGCTGCGCACGACCGACCGGAGCGACCAGGACTGCGTGGAAGGGTCGTTGCAGTACATGAGTCCCGAGCAGGTCAGCGGCAAGTCTCGGCTGGTCGATCGGCGGACGGACGTGTTTTCGTTCGGGGTGATCTTGTATGAGATGCTGACGGGTCGTCGGCCGTTTCCGGGGCGATCGAGCGCCGAGTACCGCGAGCAGTTGATTCACGATGAACCGCCGCCGCCACGTCGGTTGGTGCCGGACCTCTCGCCGTGTCTGGAACAGATCTGCATGAAGGCGATGGCCAAGCACCCGGCCGATCGGTTCGCGTCGGCCTGGGAGCTGGCCGAGGCGCTTCGACCGTGCCGATTGGTCCCGAGCCGCCGCGAGCGTCGGGCCCGTCTGAACCGATGGGTGATCCCGGCGGTGGTGGTGCTGGGGGCGGTGGTGCTGGGGCTGGGGCTGGGGGCCTGGGTGTGGTCGTGGAGGGGGGCGGGGGGTGGCCCGGCGCTGCCGGAGCGTGTTCCCGCCGTGGCCTTGCCGCTCGATCGGGAAGTGGCCGAATGGGTGCTGTCGCGGGGAGGAGCGGTCGATTTCAACACGCACCCGGCGACGATCACCCGGCTCGACCAGTTGCCGGATCCGTCGGCCACGGCCGCGCTCCGGACCGTGGAACTGATTGGGATCAAGCCGATCAGCGGATCGGAGATGGCGGCCCTCTGCGCCTTGCCGAGCCTGACCTACCTGCACCTGGGAGAGGCGGATCTGAGCGATGAAGACCTGATGCTCATCTCCCAGTGTTCCAACTTGCAGATGCTCTGGGTCTGCTGGAGCGATTTGACGGATCGAGGGATCATGCAACTGGGCCGCCTGAAGGAGCTGAGATACCTGGACCTGCGACGGACCCAGCTGACCAACGCCGGGGTGCCGGCGTTGGCCAAACTGCCGAACCTGGAGCACGTGATCCTCTCGGGGACCCAGATCACCGACGGCGGTTTGTCGCCCTTGCAAGGACTGCCGAAGCTTCGGCGGCTCATCCTCAACCAGACGATGCTGACCGACGCCTCGATCGACGACCTGCTGAACTTTCAGGGGCTGACGCGGATCGAACTGAAAGACACTGGCCTGACGGCCGAGGGGGTTGATCGGCTCAAGGCGGGTTTGCCGGGATGCGAGATCGTGCGCTGA